In the genome of Mercurialis annua linkage group LG8, ddMerAnnu1.2, whole genome shotgun sequence, the window GGCGAACTCTGCTAAAGGGATGAGCTGGCTTTGGCTGAAAATCGTAGACATAATGAGGCGCCGCCAAGGAAAAATAGCTAGTCGGAATGGGTCTGTCTGCGTTTCTTGAATACCAAactataattcatttttggagGGCTGTGTATCGTCTCTCCCCAGCGAGAAGAGCCAATGAAACAGTTGCGATAACTTACTAGTTTCAGGCTTCTTCTCTACTTTCTCCGAGTTACTGTCACATAGTGCATAAAACTCGTGCTTAATGTGAGGAGCAACTATCTTTTCCTGTTAAGAGAAACAAAAAACGCATCTAGAAGTGAATATCAAACAGAATGGGCATGAGGAGGGGTGTGCATTTGCttcaaaccaaacaaaaccaaaatttaaaagaaataagaaatttcaaaaaaaaaacaaagttttttaaaatatcaaatgaacTGAAACAAAATTGTCTgttcggttcagttcggttcggCTTTTGAACACCCCTGGGCATGGGAGATAATTATGCAAGTGGGACtcttttaataaaaatcaaaatacctTGAACACTTCAAATGGACAGAATTCAGAATTATTGCAACCCTATTCACGCAAACAAAAATCATTAGTAtacaaaattgacatttatGGATACGCATGAAATGGAAAGGCAATTTTAAGTCAAACTCATTTGATGAAGTGAAGCAGAAACACATACCGGCATTGGAATTGGATGTTCATTATGGAGTACTTGGACAAGATACTTGCTTGAAGAATCAGCTGGACAACTATGCAAGACCAGCATGTTGTTCCCAGCAAACGGCGCCACGATGCTGCCCCACCAATTTCTATTATGAGGCGGCCTCGGAGGAAGCTCCAAAGGTTGATCCCTCTGTATTTTTTGGAATTCTGAAAAGATTCCGAAAATTACTACGAGTTCATATATCTACTCTAGTATAATTGATTTTTCTAAATGGGGTGTTGTTACTCTATGGCTCACATGTCCATGACTTACCGATATAATTATGAAAACTGAAAAGGCAGAACACATATTTGGGGCCATGCACTTGTCCCCTTTTGGCAATCCTTATACTTTTATTTGTCAACATTGAGTCGCTGCGCTTTTAATTTTGAAGAGTATAGGTCCTCCGTCACAAAAATCAAGCGCGTGTACTTTACGCGTTGTTAGTGAGGCTAagataaaaaacaaattgtttaattacttcaattttatttaaatttagttaccatttttatttttgttgacatTAAACCCTAAAGTGGGTTTTTCCGGTTTGAATTGACACCGTTAACATTTTTTATGACGGAGAGGCCCaatgtctataaaattaaaagtataagaaCTCGATGTTAACAAGTAGAAGTGGATCCGATGCCAAGAACATGACAAAATATGCGTTATGCCTTAAGAAAATGCTGCATCCTACTACGATCTGCAAATAACATGGGAAATCGAAGGGCAGAATTGCTTACCAGATTCATCAAGGAATAGGCCTAGCAGACATGAAAAAGGAATTAGAGTCTCTGCATGAGCAAACCGTAGTCTTGCCTTTTCATAACTTCCGGGAGCATGTTTTTCTAAAaggacaaaaaaataaataaattgtgtGGGACTGGAAAATTATCTCCTTTTGAAAGAAACTAATCATTAATAGATAAAGAGAGGATTCATCATTGCGTCCCCTACTTTGAACAGTATCAATGTAAAAGTCTGACCAATTCTCAGAAGATGTAAATCACATAGACATTAGAAAAATACGAGTTGCTAATTGCAGAGATGAGAACTGTGATATAGATTTTGACAGAAAAATGGCATTTTCTTTTTCCTCAAGATTGGTAAAATTAATAACTGATTGCATTCCTAAGAAACGAAAAACATCGTTTAGATGTTTGGCTAAGTCTAGGAGTTTTAGACTCCCGTTGAGATCTAATATGCTAAAATGACCATGAATAAAGATAAATGTGATGGCGGAGATGCTGTCCATTGAAGTTTCTATTAGTTTCCTCCTCATGGACCATTATTCTTACTGAACTCCACTTAAGTTTAAGCCTTCATCATCCATAAAAGGTATCCAACAGTATGACTAAAGAAAATGGAAATAAGAATATATAGAAATGAACTAAAGATAAAAATGGAGGGATATTTTCACAGCCTATATTACCCTCATGTGCCTTAATAGCTTGCTCCATAGAATGAAACACATCTTTAAGCAGCGGCACTCCCATATGATAGTTTATTGATTTACCATAACCCTTTAATAAGAACACCTCCAAGTCATCTGTCCACCCCAGCAAAGCAACCTAAACGTGTGaatatttaaaacttaataCACATGCTCAAAGAATTCAAAGTAATAAACAAACTAAAACACTCCTAATACTTTAGGATGAGTGGATGACCATTGCAAAGACAGCCATAAAACTTGCTATATACCTCGGAAGAATTGAAAAGGCTACAAGCTTGATTTGTCATATTTAAGAGGGATGCCTCCtgccaaattaaaaattaaaggggACGTAGAAAAGTCAAATAGAAAGCCAAAACTTATAATTTCAATAAAAGAATATTCTAGATGATGAAAATTGCATATCATAGAAGAAGTAATTTAATCACCTGTTTGCAAAGAAACCAGAGAGAAGAAGTATCCTTCCTTGTAAAACTAAGTCCATAACGGCTCACCAAGGCAGCGGTTATTTCATCTAAGATAGGTTCTTTAAGCTTATCAACAGCTGGCTCTTGGCTTTTCCTAAAAGCCTGCAAACACACAGGAAAAAGTTTAGAGAAATCAACCAGCTCTTAAATGCTCCAGGCATGCATAGCTATGAATTTCCCAGAATATCTCACTTCAACGTTtagaaactattttaaaaacaacattTCAGAAGCATCTAACAAAGGAAAGATGGCTCAAAAGAACCTTCCTGAACGGGGGAAAAAAACAGCAAGTAAATGAAAGAACTAACGCCTAGTTTTAGAAATCCAGTGGCTATATCAGCCATTTTGTAAAAATTCTTTAACACTTCTGCAGAAGAACAATTGTTGTGGACTTGTGGCTGTATAAAAAAAAGCAATGAAAATAATCATTTAAGATATCCACATAATCCTAATAAATTAAGTAATGATATTAACAACAGGAAGAATCCCCAAATCCAAGTTGAATGATCCATAAAGGCCAAGAATGGACAAAAAGGTAAGAGCACTTGGTCAGGAAGTTAGTACTTGCCAACTAAATATCTATGTTGTAGGACAGTGTAGGTTATATGTGGATATGGCTACAGTTCGTAGCTGGACTCATATTATCTTTCTCCCCTGACCAATTCGTTTGATAGCCTTAATAGAACGCAAGTTAAGCAAATGGTTTTGGCCTTAGAATATGGGAAAACAGAGGAGGTCATGAAAATTGAATCAGCAAAATGGTTATTCTCTTCTTTGTATATGTGAGAAATTAGGAAGTTAGTGGTTACAGATAACAAAAAAGTTCCAGTACTTATAAATCCAAACACAATCAACAATAAGAACTAAAAAGCAAACCCACACACATACCTTATAGTTCTCACAGCAATCATGAAACCTAAGCATTATGTCACTTGCACGGCTTTCGCTGATAACAGAAAAAGCTCGATGATTGCCTGGTCCAAGACTTCCCTTATCAC includes:
- the LOC126660804 gene encoding uncharacterized protein LOC126660804, yielding MKTKITITAAAITSVILWLSVVAHSVADQSFNLRQHLSTVSTYGAVKDVVTNSVEESNLAEGCVPIHLNLVARHGTRSPTKKRIKELDQLASHLEELIRDAEDHQLSLPKLPAWLRGWQSPWKGKLKGGELISKGEKELYDLGIRTRERFPNLFKQEYHPDVYPIKATQVARASASAVAFGIGLFSDKGSLGPGNHRAFSVISESRASDIMLRFHDCCENYKAFRKSQEPAVDKLKEPILDEITAALVSRYGLSFTRKDTSSLWFLCKQEASLLNMTNQACSLFNSSEVALLGWTDDLEVFLLKGYGKSINYHMGVPLLKDVFHSMEQAIKAHEEKHAPGSYEKARLRFAHAETLIPFSCLLGLFLDESEFQKIQRDQPLELPPRPPHNRNWWGSIVAPFAGNNMLVLHSCPADSSSKYLVQVLHNEHPIPMPGCNNSEFCPFEVFKEKIVAPHIKHEFYALCDSNSEKVEKKPETSKLSQLFHWLFSLGRDDTQPSKNEL